In Abditibacteriaceae bacterium, one DNA window encodes the following:
- a CDS encoding DUF1559 domain-containing protein, translating into MTRFDTQSRSSRKSGFTLIELLVVIAIIAILASILFPVFARARENARRSSCSSNLKQIGLGFAQYTQDYDGRFPTERYNAGETPIYGNDHIAWWKTMQSYIKSRQIFVCPSDAASVRCCGYTQRSYAMNDAVQQGWNWGAVSFRPGRTESEIQAAATTILVTEVASVNGDFEPTWDLHNLGTLNKPGVVGAAEGDSQTYKGGPRHFDGWNYMFADGHVKFLMPAATVNTTAGGSLSSPKGYWTLDAND; encoded by the coding sequence ATGACACGTTTCGATACTCAGTCGCGTTCTTCGCGCAAATCAGGTTTTACCCTGATCGAGCTTCTTGTTGTAATCGCTATTATAGCAATTTTGGCGTCGATCCTATTCCCGGTTTTCGCCCGTGCCCGCGAAAACGCGCGGCGTTCGAGCTGCAGCAGCAATCTGAAGCAGATCGGCTTGGGGTTCGCGCAATATACTCAAGATTATGACGGGCGGTTTCCTACCGAGCGATATAATGCTGGTGAAACGCCGATTTATGGAAACGATCACATCGCGTGGTGGAAAACCATGCAGTCTTATATCAAGAGTCGCCAGATATTCGTTTGTCCCAGCGATGCAGCCAGCGTCCGTTGTTGCGGCTACACACAACGTAGCTATGCCATGAACGATGCAGTCCAACAGGGCTGGAACTGGGGCGCAGTAAGCTTTAGGCCGGGGCGGACAGAGTCAGAAATCCAAGCTGCTGCAACCACGATTCTCGTAACCGAAGTCGCGTCAGTAAATGGCGACTTCGAGCCAACTTGGGATCTACATAATCTTGGAACTTTGAATAAGCCAGGTGTAGTGGGAGCGGCTGAGGGTGATTCTCAGACTTATAAAGGCGGACCCCGTCACTTCGACGGTTGGAACTATATGTTCGCCGACGGTCATGTGAAGTTCTTAATGCCTGCGGCGACCGTCAACACTACAGCAGGCGGCAGTTTATCCAGCCCCAAGGGGTATTGGACACTTGATGCGAACGACTAA
- a CDS encoding substrate-binding domain-containing protein, translating to MAHELGPDAKFPPVLELRDEMGVSLGTLNSAMKVLEADNIIYRIQGVGVFVSPSLQRHVSLVCTPDFFQQSSSSPFWQLMVESAGERAKAKNEAFSCHFTVPGGHKGTPLHAGLAREIEARELHGVLGIGLDQETATWIEERGIPFVAFAGPGPWTVGLDTHRLIEMGVAELVSLGCKRLSSWNAGSSINRPIVIEAEIETDMKWRELVRAHGLEVHERWLRNKAHMNCVGVSHQEQGYDLAYEMFSEPRSTWPDGILCHDDMMTHGMLLALERLGVHVGIDVQIVSHSNRNSTVLMGREHLITRLEFDPAEIVRTMFDILETAMDGGSYEDKITEVRPTLHRPV from the coding sequence ATGGCGCATGAGTTGGGGCCGGATGCTAAATTTCCGCCGGTGTTGGAGCTGCGCGATGAAATGGGTGTAAGTCTCGGCACGCTCAACAGTGCGATGAAAGTTTTGGAAGCCGATAACATCATTTATCGCATTCAGGGAGTTGGCGTTTTCGTCTCGCCTTCGCTGCAGCGCCATGTTTCTCTGGTGTGCACACCAGATTTCTTCCAACAATCTTCTTCTTCACCGTTCTGGCAACTGATGGTCGAAAGTGCTGGCGAGCGGGCAAAGGCAAAGAACGAAGCGTTCAGTTGCCATTTTACGGTTCCTGGCGGTCACAAAGGCACACCCTTACACGCGGGTCTGGCACGCGAAATCGAAGCGCGTGAGTTGCACGGTGTTCTGGGAATTGGCTTGGATCAGGAAACGGCTACCTGGATTGAAGAGCGTGGTATTCCGTTTGTCGCCTTCGCCGGCCCGGGCCCTTGGACCGTGGGTTTGGACACGCATCGGCTAATCGAGATGGGCGTGGCCGAACTGGTGTCACTGGGCTGCAAGCGCCTTTCCAGTTGGAATGCAGGTTCATCCATAAATCGACCTATCGTGATCGAGGCCGAGATCGAAACGGACATGAAGTGGCGTGAATTGGTGCGCGCTCATGGTCTCGAAGTGCATGAACGGTGGCTACGAAACAAGGCTCACATGAATTGTGTGGGAGTTTCGCATCAGGAGCAAGGATATGACCTAGCATACGAAATGTTTTCCGAACCGCGCTCCACTTGGCCTGACGGCATATTATGCCACGATGACATGATGACGCACGGTATGTTGCTGGCGTTGGAAAGGTTGGGTGTGCACGTCGGCATAGATGTACAAATTGTCAGTCACTCGAACCGGAATTCGACCGTACTCATGGGGCGCGAGCATCTGATTACGCGCCTAGAGTTCGACCCGGCTGAAATCGTGCGCACTATGTTCGATATTCTAGAAACCGCAATGGATGGCGGTTCCTACGAAGACAAAATCACCGAGGTTCGGCCTACGCTTCACCGGCCGGTCTAA